In one window of Porites lutea chromosome 8, jaPorLute2.1, whole genome shotgun sequence DNA:
- the LOC140945709 gene encoding uncharacterized protein isoform X1, translated as MCYKGFMFDSAIMLFCMKIPSAIMLWIVSLLLIPLCSANSKNSSNKNSQHGCCGYSPCFCAPGIPGIPGSPGPAGPAGTSGSPGNNGPEGPMGPRGVKGDEGPRGKQGLQGLKGGTGSTGPAGPSGSKGEAGPPGSQGPPGPKGLQGPSGQTGKKGDTGPPGSQGPSGPKGASESFARNWKQCVFKDLDDGRDSGLVKECIFKKTSDNTSLRVYWSGQLRIYNCDHCCRRWYFTFNGAECSAPAAIDAVVYMRYGRSSRLKNLFRPRHVEGVCDKIHKGTVRVGFWVGNCKSFGSADAHTGWNSVSRIYVEEVPPPQA; from the exons TTTGATTCTGCGATCATGCTATTCTGTATGAAGATACCATCGGCCATTATGTTATGGATAGTATCGTTACTGCTGATCCCTTTGTGTTCTGCGAATAGTAAAAACAGCAGCAACAAG AATTCCCAACATGGCTGTTGTGGTTACTCTCCTTGTTTCTGCGCACCGGGGATACCGGGTATCCCAGGAAGCCCGGGACCCGCGGGACCAGCTGGTACATCGGGATCACCCGGGAATAACGGACCCGAAGGACCTATGGGTCCACGAGGAGTCAAAGGCGATGAAGGACCCCGTGGAAAACAAGGACTTCAAGGCCTCAAGGGAGGTACAGGGTCAACTGGTCCAGCAGGCCCAAGCGGAAGCAAGGGTGAAGCAGGTCCCCCTGGAAGTCAAGGTCCACCTGGCCCAAAGGGACTACAAGGCCCCTCGGGTCAAACTGGAAAGAAGGGTGATACAGGTCCTCCTGGAAGTCAAGGTCCCTCAGGCCCCAAGGGGGCTTCAGAGTCTTTTGCACGTAATTGGAAACAGTGCGTTTTTAAGGATCTGGACGACGGCAGGGACTCAGGATTGGTCAAG GAATGCATTTTCAAGAAGACGTCGGACAACACAAGTCTGCGTGTCTACTGGAGTGGCCAACTCCGCATCTATAACTGCGACCACTGTTGCAGGCGATGGTATTTCACTTTTAACGGTGCAGAGTGCTCGGCTCCAGCAGCTATTGATGCTGTAGTCTACATGAGATATGGAAGAAGTAGCAGATTGAAAAATTTGTTCCGCCCACGTCACGTCGAGGGAGTCTGCGATAAAATCCACAAAGGCACTGTGCGCGTGGGATTCTGGGTCGGCAACTGCAAAAGTTTCGGTTCTGCTGATGCGCACACAGGATGGAACTCGGTGTCCCGGATCTACGTGGAAGAAGTACCACCCCCACAAGCTTAA
- the LOC140945709 gene encoding uncharacterized protein isoform X2: MLFCMKIPSAIMLWIVSLLLIPLCSANSKNSSNKNSQHGCCGYSPCFCAPGIPGIPGSPGPAGPAGTSGSPGNNGPEGPMGPRGVKGDEGPRGKQGLQGLKGGTGSTGPAGPSGSKGEAGPPGSQGPPGPKGLQGPSGQTGKKGDTGPPGSQGPSGPKGASESFARNWKQCVFKDLDDGRDSGLVKECIFKKTSDNTSLRVYWSGQLRIYNCDHCCRRWYFTFNGAECSAPAAIDAVVYMRYGRSSRLKNLFRPRHVEGVCDKIHKGTVRVGFWVGNCKSFGSADAHTGWNSVSRIYVEEVPPPQA, encoded by the exons ATGCTATTCTGTATGAAGATACCATCGGCCATTATGTTATGGATAGTATCGTTACTGCTGATCCCTTTGTGTTCTGCGAATAGTAAAAACAGCAGCAACAAG AATTCCCAACATGGCTGTTGTGGTTACTCTCCTTGTTTCTGCGCACCGGGGATACCGGGTATCCCAGGAAGCCCGGGACCCGCGGGACCAGCTGGTACATCGGGATCACCCGGGAATAACGGACCCGAAGGACCTATGGGTCCACGAGGAGTCAAAGGCGATGAAGGACCCCGTGGAAAACAAGGACTTCAAGGCCTCAAGGGAGGTACAGGGTCAACTGGTCCAGCAGGCCCAAGCGGAAGCAAGGGTGAAGCAGGTCCCCCTGGAAGTCAAGGTCCACCTGGCCCAAAGGGACTACAAGGCCCCTCGGGTCAAACTGGAAAGAAGGGTGATACAGGTCCTCCTGGAAGTCAAGGTCCCTCAGGCCCCAAGGGGGCTTCAGAGTCTTTTGCACGTAATTGGAAACAGTGCGTTTTTAAGGATCTGGACGACGGCAGGGACTCAGGATTGGTCAAG GAATGCATTTTCAAGAAGACGTCGGACAACACAAGTCTGCGTGTCTACTGGAGTGGCCAACTCCGCATCTATAACTGCGACCACTGTTGCAGGCGATGGTATTTCACTTTTAACGGTGCAGAGTGCTCGGCTCCAGCAGCTATTGATGCTGTAGTCTACATGAGATATGGAAGAAGTAGCAGATTGAAAAATTTGTTCCGCCCACGTCACGTCGAGGGAGTCTGCGATAAAATCCACAAAGGCACTGTGCGCGTGGGATTCTGGGTCGGCAACTGCAAAAGTTTCGGTTCTGCTGATGCGCACACAGGATGGAACTCGGTGTCCCGGATCTACGTGGAAGAAGTACCACCCCCACAAGCTTAA